The nucleotide window AATTTCAAGGGTGTTTAACCATTTAAGGTTAAGTAGTagaaacaaataataaacaattaaaataagACCAGTTTTACCTGACTTCCGTGTGTTTCCATGAGCTTGGATGAGTCATTGTATTAGACCATGCCTTACAAACACTAAATGCATTGCATTTGTCATGTAAAGGcagaaaagaaaatatatatgcAAGGATTTCCTCTGGCAGCTCCATTAAATTACAAATCACCTATCACTTCAAAATATCAGCTATTTGGTATCATACATAAAACCGCCTAATCCCCAACTTCGACATCTACCCGGACTGtgctgtgtgtctgtgtgtcggACCTTTATGCGTTCTCAAACTTTGCGATTCTGTACTTCCTCCTCCGTCACGAGTTCCGTTGTCAAAAGCAGCAATAAAAACAGATAAGAAGCATATAACCAATCACCATTGAACGCGACCTCCTTTGAGCCAATCAGCGCAATCCCTGAACACATTAGTAGGCGTGTCTTAAAGCGGCTAAAGACAGTGCTTCGACATCTCAAAAGTTTTCTTCGAGTTAAGTTTTCAGACGTCCGTCTTATTATTCAACCTAAATCCAGCAAATCATTTTGTAAGTAATCATATCATAATTTGTTATCATTATAAACAAAGCGCAGGTTTTATATTCGTTATGATATAAATTGAAACCACGTAAGTTATGTGAAACATTCATACGGGAAATATTGTGCGTTCAAGTACAAATTAAAGTATATAATAGTAAACTAACATTAAAAACGGTTGAACTATCATATCTGTAGATGTTTAATTCACTGATCacttaaaatatgtaataattcAAGTTTTTCTCGTGACGCATGCGCGTCACTCCGTCTTGCGTTACCTGTAAACATGTGCATTTCGTGTTTGTTACAATCTGACCTCGTTAATACATGCGGACGACGAGCCAACACTCACAACCTTATAAGGACATGCTTACAAGATAAAAGATTAACAACGAAGCTCATTGAGGTGTAACATTTCTTTGTCTCAATATCTGTATGTTGTCTTTGTGGCgttgatttgtttgtttttttttacactcaCAGGAGTTGTGAAGAGAGTTGACTCAGGAGATGGACAGTATAGACACAAAGgtatatgtttgtattgaagGTTGTCTGTCCAGATGTTAAAGCATGTGAATGAACAATAAGTTTTTGATTTTATCTGTGTTGCAGAGGTTAAATGAAAGCAACTTAGATGATCGTGCGTGGTCTGGGTGTGCTGTACTTTTCTTGGGGTGTAGCAGTCCAGCACACAACCTTCTGTCTATTTACAAAGATGAGCAGGGGAAATTTAGTTTGTTCAAGGTTATTAAGCTTACCCTTACAGGTAAGTATCAATACAAATCCCAAAGACACCTAAATTGAAAATAAGAGagtatttgtattaatattGTATTAAATGTTGCTCCGAATAGCCTATGTATACACATTATATCATAGCCCTTTTCAGTTGTTTGTGGCTTGGGGTTAATAAAATCCTAATTGAATTTTAATCCAGATTCTGTTGGTGGACTGGAAGGCTACGAAATCCTGAAACTGCATGATGCTGATCCCTTCCTCGGAGTGGAACTTAAGTTTATGGACATGAATCTCTGTCAGCGATTCCTGGAGAGCTATGCATGTGGTTCGCTCCTTCAGTTTCTGTCTCAGCATGCCTCACGGCTTCTTAGCATTCCTGATGGGGTTGTCATGGAAACACAACTCAAAGCTGGAGCACACACGATGGACCACAGTCTAAATGACCTAGACAGCTGCCTAGAGCATGTTCGCCAATCACAGGTATGTGTGTTTATGCATAAACACTGGGTTTCAAAGTAGATTAAATGAGTTAaatcatttacaaataaataatttaatattataaatatgacagCCATTAAAGATTGTAAGGGCCATTAATTGCGCAATACCTTGAAAGTTTCAGTTTTTCTGAGAGTTAGTTTTGAGAGTTAGTTAGGAAGTGATACTGAAATCATATTTACCacattttatttcacaataCTAATGCTTATTTGTTTGTTGAATCACCTCAATTCCTAACCTACACATTTACTGTTGACAAAAATGGAATGCAACATTTGTTTTCAGGGTTAAAAGTCATTTCATGCTTTTGAAAATGACTATTATTTTCCTCAAGTCCACTTGTTAGGGAAGTGTCATTGAAATATCTTGATCCTGATACTGATCCTAAATCAGCTGCACAACCACAAAGAACAGAGCACCCTGCATTATaattaaggaataattgacaacgttccatttgaattatttgaaaataatgcacatccgAGGTGGTAATTCGgggtgcattatttttgaataattcaacagACCATTATTCCGCTtgtaccacggttaccacaccATAAGACATTgtttgaatgttttattttaagacatttgacagacttagtctttaactctttccccgccagcatttaaaaaaaaagttgccagccagcgccagcatttttcatgattttcacaaaagtttaatgccttccagaaaatgttcttctttaaatatataaacaaacaatatatcagatgaaagaacagaccctctgctttcaaacaaaaaaacctgtttcatcctaccttcatgagttctcttgtaatcacctctcaaacatgggtaggtttcttcaaaaacacccaattttgagcaaaaagctgagataattccatttttgcgaaggacttttgatagagatcagatgcagagcgatctttaaaacatacacaaagttctttctctttcacgtgtggcgctgtataagttgcggaagtgctggtggataatagcggtattgcggaaagacggaaaatctcgtcattggcggggaagcgttttctcttaattgacgagatatctcgtcaatggcggtgaaagagttaaaaggctATTGTGAGTACTGTGTTGGACTGGGTAGTTGCTAATTCCAAAACGTCATTTTATAGCGTGTGAGAGAACTCACCCTTCCACACTGTTTGATACAAAAGTAAAGGGATAAAGTTGGCCTATCAATATTCATAGTTGTACATTTATATTAGTAGTGGGCAGCAATTTAAGcggatacaaaataaaagtgagtttttgcataatatatgagggTGTGCTGtgtatgatatatatatatatatatatatatatatatatatatatatatatatatatatatatatatatatatatatatatatataatatataacaccaccgtttttcaatattttgctatgttcttacctcaacttgatgaattaatacatccctatatTTATTCATGTGTgaacttaatctttgtacagcgcgtcataaatgtgttagcatttagcttagccccattcttaggatccaaacagggatgaatttagaagccaccaaacactttcatgtttttcctatttaaagactgttacatgagtagttacacaagtaagtatgatggcacaaaataaaaaataagaactatattgtatggcagaagagcacttagtttgcagcactttggcTTCgggtgcagagagagagaaagagaaagaatgtTAGCATCTATAAGCCATTCTTAAGGGCTTTTGACACATGAAATAGTTAACCCCAGGTTATTCTAAACCCCATTTTAACAGAATCCTGGGTTATCCGTTACACATTTCACACTGTTTATACTTAAGACAAAAGTTAATGTTAAGACAAAACCCTGGGTATTTATAATCtgacgtttcacactgtgcattcctaaatCCTAAATTAACGTTATCATTTGCATATTTGCAGTCTCAACAGTGATGATTGGATAAAAGCGATGTCAAACTGAGTGAATTGAAATAGCGTGCCGTGctgttgctttaaagggatagttcggccaaaaatgatattaaacccatgatttactcacccccaagctgtccgagttgaaTATGTCCAtctttttcagacaaacacattttcggatattttagaaaatgttttagatctttcaattaattaaatgtaatgttatggggtccacgaccttcaagtccaaaaaaagtgtgtccatcctttacaaaataaatccaaacggctccaggatgataaacaagggtcttctgagggtaatccatgctgtggtgttgtagaaatatccatatttaaaactttattaacgttaataactaccttccggtagcgccgccatcttagtcgcgtccgcattcaggatgagagcttacgcagcctacagaggctactctgctgctgctctgtgcccccgccctccgaatttgtcatacgtcactaagaaaagtgcgtacactacgctaatactctctcctgaatacagaggagtctaagatggcggcgctaccggaaggtagttatttacgttaataaagttttaaatatggatatttctacaacagcaCCGTGTGGATTAccatcagaagacctttgtttatcatcctggagccgtttggatttaatttgtgaaggatggccgcactttttttggacttgaaggtcatggaccccgtaacattacatttaatcaactaaaagatctaaaacattttctaaaatatccgaaaatgtgtttgtctgaaaaacgatggacatatgcaactcggacagcttgggggtgagtaaatcatgggtttaatatcatttttggccgaactatccctttaaataaccACTTGTTTCGTGCTTCCGCGTCAGTGACAGAATGGGTCACAACGTAAATCTCTCTTGGCTCTTTTAAGTCTcctaggatgtcatttttacttCAATTCGGATGTTTTCATTACAAAGATCGTGATAAGAGGCACTTGCACTTCAATTTCTGATTGGTTGTCTGTTGGCAAGCATCGAGTCAtggtttcacactgcatgcgttTGGCACCGCAATACAGGGTTTACCACGCAAAAGCAGGTTTCATAACCCTAGGTTAATTTTAGGGATAACCCTacttctaaattacaagtgtgaaatGCTCCTTAACCAAGGGTTAAAAGCGGGGTTTAGAATGAAGATAACCCGAGTTAagcgcagtgtgaaaagccctttTGTTTCAGAACAGATTTATATAGGGGTGGCCTGGAATTGTCCTGTCATTAAATTAAGCTAAAATAAAATGCTGTTTGGCTTGACTGAAGAGTGCTTAACTTGTTAATGAAGAAAACCAGAGGGGCTTCTGGTGAACCCAAATTGTCTAACATTCAAGGGAACATCTTTGAAAGGATGAAACAGTTTGATGTATCAGCCTTGCTCAGGTGGGGCAACAGTGAAAGAATATCCATGCATTCTGAGTTTCCTGTAGAAATCTTTTAGAGTTAAAGAAATGCatcattgttttgtttaaacCTAGCAGCTGTTTACGGGTGCAATTGGTTGATCTGATGGATGGTTATTTTGTAGCCTGTGCGTTTGCGAGATGATGAGGTCACACAGTTGGAGCAGCAGCTGCAGAACAGCTACGGTCCTCCCAGTCAGTCCCCACAAGAACTGCCAAAGAACTGCTTTCTGTTTCAGAAAAGAGTGTTTGGTGAGAAATTTAGGTGTTTATATTTGTCAGAATGCATTAGAGAGTGTAACTTCTTCTGAATTAAAATCTTACTCTTCATGTTAAATCTAGGatgaagtctcataatctaggATCACAAATAACTGTATTATCCATTTATATTATCAGTATACTGTTTTATTCCAAAATTTAGCTTAAACCCCATTAATATGTTAAGTGTCTGCATCCCTTTCCAATCCTCTTAGATGATAGGCCATTGACATCTGCAGACCAACAACGATTTGCTGCTCACATTGGACGGGATTGGAGGCGAGTGGGAAGGGCTTTACAAAAGAACTGTCGTGGTCTTAAAGGCCCAGCTATCGATAATCTTGCCTATGAGTATGAAAGGGAAGGGCTTTATGAACAGGCCTATCAACTGCTTGGACGTTTCATCCAATCAGAAGGCAGGAGTGCCAGGCTGGGCCGCCTCATTAGTGCACTAGAGGAGACAAAACTGACCAACATGGCAGAGATCATGTTGGGCATTCAGCCACGAGATTGAGCCTTTATGAATGATGGATGTGTATTtttgtatgtgtgcgtgtgtgtctgtgacTTTTTCCAAGATATTACAGCAACAATTAAAGAGCATGCCTGTTGATGTTTGTGATTTTGAATTTAATCTGTCTCAGAAGTTGTTTTATTGTCCCAAATTATTTGTTGAATggttaataaagtttttcataCGTTTTAAGAAACTCCAGATTCATTCATGGTCCTATGCTTTCTTACATTTCTTAAATTATAAggaatacacttttaaaaatgcttgGCTATTTTTAACCcactgttgggtcaaaaagggaccgTCCCAACCCGCTGGGATGTTATTTAACCtttatgctgggttattttaacccaatgctgggtcaGATATAGGCCTAAACATTTTCTGAGTTAATGTAACCCAACAtttgggttcgtccctttttaaCCCAtccaacccagcatttttagatgTGTCTCTTCTGTGTGCATATAAAGGATATTAGTGAACTATGCTTTTATAATACGAAATAAGCTTTTTAGTCCAAAAAATGCTTGATCTGATTATAAAACTGTCCAGTGGGTATAGGTCACCTATATTGATCTAATGTTTTTTTAGAGACTATAAGTCAAATAGTCAGTTAAAACaataggaaaaataaaaaaaataagtcaacATCTGGATCTGATTGTGTTCTAATATGACATGAGATGCCGTtattctttgaaattaattttaGCTTAATGGTATCTATTGAGGGCGATCAGATTAATGAAATGGAGGAGGCCTGTCTCCATTAAAGCATTACACAGACCTGCCATTAAAGTATTAGATGGTTAAGAGATCACATTCATTTTAGTTATGGGGATTTAGAAGCTCCTAGTCGTTTTCTAGAGTGAAATCTAACATTTTCATTTATGAGAAACCTAGTGATTAAATACAGAAGACAATGTTACCCAACAGTTCCGTTTTCAATAAACGTTTAcgcttacgaaaattaaccatggttttactacagttaaaacaaaaaaaacatggttagtgtagtaaaaccatgtttttgctgatagtaatcaatacaccaaaaaacatggttactacacttttaacacaataaaaccgtggttaattttcgtaaggctAAGACTGAAGTATTTCATGATTTATACATTGCTGGAATATAGAGAATTCTGCATTTCAACTGCACTATGCTACTTGTATATAATAATGTAATGATATAGCAACATATTTGTGAAGTTGAGACTTATGGAAGAGGGTCTATGATGCTGTACCCACCATGGTAATAATGATAAAAGCATGTTAAGCTACCCTGTGGTTTGATATTGCTCTCATCTTAGTAAAGTAATCCATCAGAGtgaattgtgtgtgtgtatgtcagcATAGATTCAGTTAGACATTTATTTTCACATGGAGGCCTATGCATCTTTCATTttgtatatttgaagagtttggttccaaaacgagataattttttttcttcaaaaatcttGTTCTTTGATTGTGCATTTCAACTCACATTAATCAAACAGCAGCATCAAACACCCAATGcatttggtttgttttgatttaagccttaaacatgcacttttttgaaaaatttccaCAATTTTCCTCTGTTTGCTACTGCTTTGTAAACctataatttttttcaatttgTTCCATATTGCAATGTGATACTGAACATTTTGTCATTAGAATAAGTCAGGATGTTCAGATGTTCATAATTTTGGTTATGCATCAGATTATTTAAAAATCAGCATGTTAGCTGTTGGTGAAGTAGAGATTTAAGCTTTATTGTATAACTGAAATCCAGCAGCAGAACATCTGGCTCAGAGGTTAGGTatttaaacaaatttttttttttttttaattgtaagaGTTTGTAAGGTTGCTTTATCTTTGTAATATAGATAAactgattaaatattttttttattatatatttatgtgttggGTAAGTTAGTACAATATTAAAGTTAAAAGGTTGCTTAACAACGATGCCACGTTACAACAATGCCATGAAGAAACATTTTGATTCCTCAAATAACCGTTTCTTTCATACCATTTCATCATCTAAAGAACCTTTTTACTCCAAAGaatactcttaaaaataaaggtgctttatgataccatagaagaaccatttttggctaaatGGTTTCATAGAAAACCTTTAAAATCCGCAGTGTCTTAAGCAGTCTTTGTAGtgtaaatggttctttaaattgtaaaaacgaaaaaaaatgtttcttaaaagaATGAATGGTTCTGTGGGTTCTTCTATCTATGACATCGCTGTGTGAAGACCTTTTAAGAACGTTTTTAAGAGTACACCTTTTTTAAAACAGAAagtttctttagactaaaggttcttttttaaatcattcagtcaGAAATTGTTATTTAATGGCATCGCTAAGCAActtcattttttagagtgtaattaCATTGTCACAACTATTTAACATACATTTCCTTAACACTTAGTTACAAATATAAATACTCCACAAATGCAAATGTCTTTTAGGAATAGTCTTctgtaaaacatttaaatttggGAAAAACAAAGAGGGGCATCTCCCACACATCTACACCAAATGACAACTGATCAGGCTGTCACAAAGAAGATGTCTTTTATTGCCATATTGTCTATTACATTGTAATCAGTGAACAAGACAGTATttccttaaagagcacctatttcattgctaaaaaacaacgttatgttgtgtatttggtattatACAATGTATTCGTGTGATTAATGattaaaacatattattttccacataccgtacatttttgtagctccagatttctcTCTCTTCCTGATACGCACAGATTTAAAAAgttctgtgtccctgattggccagctaatctgtacgttgtgattgtcAACCGGAAacgtgatgctccttaccatgtttgaaagattcgttGCTAACAGTAGTTAATTTACAGGCAGTAagtccaaagcgggaggaattatgataatgtcggctttgtctacatcaccaatcacaggaagtaaactgtctacaatccgtgtgatttgttgtagtccaggaaaagagatttatgttggagacaataacttgtgtcatcgtttactttggggtttgtactttttgaatatcgttaacatgtactaatacacacttacacacaaagggaaatttaaaaatgtgaatcggacaataggtattctttaaaggggacatatcataaaaatctgactttcaaTGTTTTAGTTctgtaattgggtccccagtccttctatcaacctaaaaaaaatcaaagatcaacccagtaacttagttttggtaaaccattctctgcaggcatgtgaaaaaacagctcattgaaatttggctccccttgtgatgtcagaaggggataatacgaCCCCTAACCAACCATAGCgctgacatttagtgcagagatacGCTGATTTGCGTTTTAAAGGACACttcaaaaatggcacattttttgcatacacctacaaagtggcaattttaacatgttataataaatgatctatatggtattaagagctaaaacttcacatactctgagggcaccaaagatttatttgacatcttaaaaaaagaattgtgaaatgtccccttaaaaTGAGTTGTGTTGCTGCCTAATAAAACTGTCCTTTCAAGTCACTTAAACATACTATTTTAAATTTGGTCTACAATTTAGCTTATCAAATGAAGCAATTTAAATTCGTTTTTCTAAGTaacagcaactcatcactagtcaaaaaaaaaaaataatgggaAAAAATTGTATGATATCATCACACAAATAACTGAAAAGGCTGTCACAAAAGCAGAATGATGCTCTTGCAGTGACGTCAGGTCGATGAGAGAGGGGTTTGCCCCTCGCGCATCAGGAGGGAACTACAGGATGAGACGAGCTCGTGCTGGCCGCCACCCAATAGACACCAACGATTCGGAGCGCGAGCAGGACGACCTCATCTCAATCAAGAGGCCGAGGTACGAGCCTGTCCCTGACCTTAATTCGGCTCGGATGCTTTAGCAACGACAGGCACACTGAGCAGGCACGAGAGGAGAGTGTGGGACAGAGACGGATATTTGGGCTGCAGCTCTCGCGCGTCCCGACTCTCGCAATGGGATGCACGTTAAGTGCAGATGAGCGCGCGGCTCTGGAGCGGAGCAGAGCCATCGAGAAAAACCTTAAAGAAGATGGAATGAACGCAGCCAAAGATGTGAAATTACTCCTGCTCGGTAAGTCACGCAAAAAAGACGTTGTTCAGATTGACTGCTTTATTAAGAGTGAGTGAATTGAATAAGGactgcaggtgtgtgtgtgtgcgcgcaaaACAGCATTGACAGCTCGTGTCTTCGCAGGCGGCGGGGAGTCAGGCAAAAGCACCATCGTCAAACAGATGAAGTAAGTGAGCTTTTAAGATATTAGGGGCTGCTTTACAGGGTTTGGGCATTGAGAGGGCAGTTTAAGATTGAGAAGTGTTTGGTTTGCGCTGTTCAGTGTGCTGGTGCTGAAATACAAGCAACCCCATGAGACACCGCTGTGCGTTTGTCTGTCCCACTGTGAATAAGTGTGCAGTGAAGCCTGTTGTTGTTCATGTTGGACAATTTTCCAAGGTTCCTGAATGTTTTCCGTTTAAGGCATGTGTCCAATGTGACAGACATTTGTGTTTGActaaaacagagagagagagagggagttTGTGTGTGATGTATTAGACTCTTTCTCTCTATTAATCTAAATGGGTGGCTTTTAGTGCCTGATCCTCGCAGTCTCGTTTAGCGTTATCCGCCCATTAAACGGATTTACTGGGACTTTGCCATGCACCTACCCTTGCATTTTCATAAATACAGAGGTTCAAATCACActacatttttgtttaataatagatttatttaattcaatGTTATATCAGTACTTCAACATTACACAATTTTGGAAATCAAAGCATccacatttaaacatttataacaaaTAACAACATACATGCAATATAAAATTGAGTTTTTAGTTCACTCTTATGGGCACTATCACAGTTTAACCTACTATTAGTTACTGTTATGCAAGTATTGCATGCTGCATATTACCATACCTAAAAGGACCAACAGCTAAAAAATACAAGATGTTTCGTATTATCAGATTTTTATATTAAGTTTCATTTAAAGGTTTCACTCAAATTTTCAAAGCTTTTTTAGTTATTTAAAGCATAAATGAACATGTGCACATTATTGTCAGTATTGTCTTGTCTTTCatgtttatatacagtatgtgtgtctCTATAATGGCTTTTCTCTGTTGTGTCCTTACGTCAGGATTATCCATGAAGATGGGTTCTCTGGAGATGATGTAAAGCAGTTCAAAACTGTGGTCTATAGCAACACTATTCAGAGCCTTGCTGCTATCTTGCGAGCAGTGGAGACTCTTGGTATAGAGTATGGAGAAAAGGACAGAACTGTATGTATACACACCTGCTTACACTCGTGTACATGCAATGTAAGAGCTAATAAGCCAAACTCTAAACAGCAGTGTAATGGTGTGATATAAGTTAACCtgaaaaacctttaaaaaaacttaatatTAGACAGGACAAAgcatgcatacatttttttctgctgTTAATGTACCAGTGCACACCTGATTTGAGTTTCAGTATGAACCTTATATTGTATGACCTATGCTTGACTGAAGACTTCTCAGAAGCTTAGACACAGTGACATCTAGTGGttgaaattataaaaatcataGTGTTCACTAAAAGCACCATACTTTTAGTTAGAACATTATTCTGTACACCTGTATGCAGTTAATAAGttgttcaaatatttttttttttaaatatgggtCTTTACATGTGTTTTAGATGGATGCTAAATTGGTATTTGATGTGGTCACTCGTATGGAGGACACTGAGCCATTCTCAGCAGAACTGTTGGCTGCTATGATACGTCTATGGTCTGATTCTGGAACTCAGGCCTGCTTCAGCCGATCACGAGAGTACCAGCTCAATGATTCTGCCCAATAGTGAGTCTCTCTCTTATATATACACAATGCAATGAGGTTATAAAATGATTATATCACAATCAGCTGTAATGTTAAACACGCAAGGTTGTAtactaaataacaaaaaacatattaattttTCCCTTTCATGCACAATATGGTGTATTcttataaacatttacaaatacatatggaattttttttaaatacataaatgtgtgtgtgcacattCTGTGTTTCAGTTACTTGGACAGTTTGCAACGCATTGGATCTCCAGATTACCTTCCCACTGAACAGGATATTCTTAGAACTCGAGTCAAAACTACTGGCATTGTTGAAACACATTTCTCCTTTAAGAACCTCAATTTTAGGTATGTATATTTTTAGGTTTTTGATTTTGACTTGTGTGAATTATTAGGTTAAAATAtaagtgttttttgttttataattaGTTTACATTTTACAATAGTGTATTTAACAAATAGCGTATAgcactttttttgtaaaaagaaACAGTACATAAATGTTGTACATTAATGCTAAAGATCTATGAGTGCAGGTGTGGACAAAAATATTGGCAACCCTGGTAAATATGAGCAAAGAAAGCTGTGAAAATTAATCTACAAATTTTAAGATTAAGATCTTTATCAGGCATCAatgtttcattgataaaaaatatttgaaagtggGGGGATcacatcataattttttttttctcaaatagaccccccccccctttaatTACTACTATTTGCTATTTCCATTTGCAAGGATAACAGCTATGAGTTTTCTTTTATAATGTCTGATGAGGTTGAAGAATTCATTTCAGGTGATCTTAGATTATTCCGCTATACAGAATTTCTCCAGATCTTTCAAAACTTGCTGCTCTCTACTCTTCAGTCATTTTCTGTATGGTTCAGGTCAGGGAACTTGGATGGCTATGGCAGGACCTTGATTTGTTGCTTAGtaacccatttttt belongs to Paramisgurnus dabryanus chromosome 2, PD_genome_1.1, whole genome shotgun sequence and includes:
- the tradd gene encoding tumor necrosis factor receptor type 1-associated DEATH domain protein, which codes for MDSIDTKRLNESNLDDRAWSGCAVLFLGCSSPAHNLLSIYKDEQGKFSLFKVIKLTLTDSVGGLEGYEILKLHDADPFLGVELKFMDMNLCQRFLESYACGSLLQFLSQHASRLLSIPDGVVMETQLKAGAHTMDHSLNDLDSCLEHVRQSQPVRLRDDEVTQLEQQLQNSYGPPSQSPQELPKNCFLFQKRVFDDRPLTSADQQRFAAHIGRDWRRVGRALQKNCRGLKGPAIDNLAYEYEREGLYEQAYQLLGRFIQSEGRSARLGRLISALEETKLTNMAEIMLGIQPRD
- the gnao1b gene encoding guanine nucleotide binding protein (G protein), alpha activating activity polypeptide O, b, whose amino-acid sequence is MGCTLSADERAALERSRAIEKNLKEDGMNAAKDVKLLLLGGGESGKSTIVKQMKIIHEDGFSGDDVKQFKTVVYSNTIQSLAAILRAVETLGIEYGEKDRTMDAKLVFDVVTRMEDTEPFSAELLAAMIRLWSDSGTQACFSRSREYQLNDSAQYYLDSLQRIGSPDYLPTEQDILRTRVKTTGIVETHFSFKNLNFRLFDVGGQRSERKKWIHCFEDVTAIIFCVALSGYDQMLHEDETTNRMHESLMLFDSICNNKFFVDTSIILFLNKKDLFGEKIVKSPLNICFPEYTGPNTFEAATAYVEVQFQSKNRSPNKEIYCHLTCATDTGNIQVVFDAVTDIIIANNLRGCGLY